One genomic region from Microcystis panniformis FACHB-1757 encodes:
- the mrdA gene encoding penicillin-binding protein 2: MRNSGLLSKTKVKLKRKKTLTSPTRPAPNKLQNKIKDKERLVGRQRQSWLIMGLISLVLLGGVGSRLAYLQLQQGQINRERAENNRIRILPKPPVRGNLFDRNGKVLATARLTHAAYIWPKSQRNPAQKLNLDRLASILGIPRSDLEKRINEADENPSTLIRIARGLTPSQIIALEEYKDELTGIEVDVESVRYYPNGKIGAHILGYTGELTPEEYQAKRPQGYRLGDVVGKMGVEAAYESKLRGEWGGMQLEVNGSGQVIQILGQKIAKPGQDVTLTLDLKLQKAAEAALGKRKGAIVAIDPRDGSVRAMVSYPSFDPNVFSAPITTATWKKLQAEGNPFVNRALQGFPPASTFKVVTATAGMESGKFPPNTVLNTFAALYVGGTAFGEWNRAGFGPMGFVRAMAMSSNTFHGQIGRGVGGPTLIAIARRYGFGQKTGIELAEETPGLIADRDWKLRNFKNWDWSVGDTINMSIGQGFTLATPLQVAVMFAVPANGGFLVKPHLLQDARNVKEWRKSLNMKPSTLDTLRKSLRAVVAEGTGRSLSDPALPPVAGKSGTAEAPPGKSHAWFGAFAPFDKPEIVVVAFAEHSGGGGGKVAAPMVRQVMEAYFNVKPKEEKPRPKP, from the coding sequence ATGCGTAATAGCGGACTCCTCTCAAAAACCAAAGTCAAACTGAAACGGAAAAAAACGCTCACCTCGCCGACGCGGCCAGCGCCGAATAAATTACAGAATAAAATCAAAGATAAGGAGCGTCTAGTCGGTCGTCAGCGTCAGTCATGGCTAATTATGGGATTAATTAGCCTTGTCCTGCTAGGAGGAGTCGGCTCGCGCTTGGCCTATTTACAACTGCAGCAAGGACAAATTAACCGAGAAAGGGCAGAAAATAACCGGATTCGCATTCTTCCTAAACCTCCGGTCCGGGGCAACTTATTCGATCGCAATGGCAAAGTTTTGGCCACGGCCCGCTTAACCCATGCGGCCTATATTTGGCCCAAATCCCAGCGTAATCCCGCCCAAAAACTCAATCTTGACCGTTTAGCCAGTATTTTAGGCATTCCCAGAAGCGACCTAGAAAAACGCATTAACGAAGCGGACGAAAACCCCTCCACCCTGATCCGGATTGCTAGGGGTTTAACTCCGTCCCAAATTATCGCCCTAGAGGAATACAAAGACGAATTAACCGGCATTGAAGTGGACGTGGAATCAGTGCGCTACTATCCCAATGGTAAAATCGGGGCGCATATTCTCGGTTATACTGGGGAACTAACCCCAGAGGAATATCAAGCCAAAAGACCCCAGGGCTACCGATTGGGAGATGTCGTCGGTAAAATGGGTGTAGAAGCCGCCTACGAGTCAAAATTGCGGGGAGAATGGGGGGGAATGCAGTTAGAGGTCAACGGATCGGGACAAGTAATCCAAATTCTCGGCCAAAAAATTGCTAAACCGGGGCAAGATGTCACCCTGACACTAGATTTAAAACTCCAAAAAGCCGCCGAGGCCGCTTTAGGAAAACGCAAAGGTGCGATCGTGGCGATCGATCCCCGGGATGGTTCTGTGCGGGCCATGGTCAGTTATCCTAGTTTTGATCCTAATGTTTTCTCGGCCCCAATTACCACCGCCACTTGGAAAAAACTACAAGCGGAGGGCAACCCGTTTGTTAACCGCGCTCTCCAAGGATTCCCCCCCGCTTCTACCTTTAAAGTCGTCACTGCCACTGCTGGCATGGAATCGGGTAAATTTCCCCCCAATACGGTCTTAAATACCTTTGCTGCCCTCTATGTGGGGGGGACAGCTTTCGGGGAATGGAATCGCGCTGGTTTTGGTCCGATGGGTTTTGTCCGGGCCATGGCCATGAGTAGTAACACTTTTCACGGTCAAATAGGTCGCGGGGTGGGGGGACCGACTTTAATTGCCATAGCCCGGCGCTACGGTTTCGGTCAGAAAACCGGGATAGAATTAGCGGAAGAAACTCCGGGGTTAATTGCCGATCGCGATTGGAAACTGCGTAATTTTAAAAACTGGGATTGGTCCGTAGGCGATACGATTAATATGTCGATCGGTCAAGGATTTACCCTCGCGACTCCCCTACAGGTAGCTGTGATGTTTGCCGTCCCCGCTAACGGGGGTTTTTTGGTGAAACCCCACCTTTTACAGGATGCCCGCAATGTTAAGGAATGGCGCAAGTCTTTGAACATGAAACCTAGCACCCTAGACACCCTGAGAAAGTCCCTGAGAGCCGTGGTAGCGGAAGGAACGGGGCGGTCCCTATCGGACCCCGCTTTACCGCCTGTAGCGGGCAAAAGCGGCACGGCAGAAGCACCTCCGGGCAAGTCCCACGCTTGGTTTGGAGCTTTCGCCCCCTTCGACAAGCCCGAAATTGTTGTGGTCGCCTTTGCGGAACATTCCGGCGGTGGTGGTGGTAAAGTGGCCGCACCTATGGTACGTCAGGTAATGGAGGCTTATTTTAATGTGAAGCCGAAAGAAGAAAAACCCCGGCCGAAGCCTTAG
- a CDS encoding radical SAM protein, whose protein sequence is MTARQDYFCSVYGPVASWRFGSSLGIDPIGLVSTCSFNCAYCQLGEIEQKTEHRRIFITSEQISRDLSTFAPWDVDIVTLSGSGEPTLALNLGEILATVKEMTRRPVAVLTNSTLLGDAQVRQDLSKADIVAAKIDAVSESQWRRVNRPVPGLDWQSCWSGLRQFRQEWSGKLAIQTMVLSSWSPQEQDQYIDLMQQLQPDEIQLNTPTRPRARQRQLETRGNNPLTAADGMQILKPVNAEILAIWAQKMATATGITVRCVPLTATGL, encoded by the coding sequence ATGACTGCTCGCCAGGATTATTTCTGCTCCGTATATGGTCCGGTTGCCTCTTGGCGCTTCGGCAGCTCTCTGGGCATTGATCCGATTGGTTTAGTTTCCACCTGTTCCTTTAACTGTGCCTACTGTCAGTTAGGAGAAATTGAGCAAAAAACCGAGCATCGAAGAATTTTTATCACTAGCGAACAAATTAGCAGGGATTTAAGCACTTTTGCCCCTTGGGACGTGGATATAGTCACTCTCAGTGGTAGCGGGGAACCCACCCTCGCCCTCAATTTAGGGGAAATACTGGCCACCGTCAAGGAAATGACCAGGCGGCCGGTGGCAGTCTTAACCAATAGTACCCTCTTGGGAGATGCCCAAGTGCGTCAAGACTTGAGCAAAGCTGATATCGTCGCCGCTAAAATCGATGCTGTTTCCGAGTCCCAATGGCGACGGGTTAACCGTCCAGTCCCCGGCCTGGATTGGCAGAGTTGTTGGTCGGGATTAAGACAATTTCGCCAAGAATGGTCGGGAAAACTAGCAATTCAAACCATGGTGCTGTCCTCTTGGTCGCCCCAAGAGCAAGACCAGTATATCGATTTGATGCAACAGCTACAACCGGATGAAATTCAGCTTAACACCCCGACCCGTCCCCGGGCCAGACAAAGACAATTAGAAACCCGCGGTAATAATCCCCTCACCGCTGCCGACGGAATGCAAATTCTCAAACCCGTAAACGCTGAAATATTGGCAATTTGGGCGCAAAAAATGGCCACGGCCACGGGAATTACCGTACGCTGTGTGCCACTTACCGCCACAGGTCTCTAA
- a CDS encoding tetratricopeptide repeat protein: MLVLTIREEGINDGGFTATLNFDSGNSYPITVTDPFTNQEEKDLEWYFEEWLVFPTLDTDKAQKAANSVQNYGENLFKQVFQSNLNAYGEYRDLRKQLSQLQIIIESQSPEFQALHWEALKDPDLPRPFSIDCIISRQRRGATVVPVQMATYPTINLLVVIARPNEESDVNYRTISRPLVELVNSSEIPVKIDILRPGTYESLTRHLDEKGEGYYHVIHFDVHGGLMEYEQYQRQVHGDSWRYQRGWGLEDLAEYEGVKAFLFLEGEEKGQATPVEATELANLLTGKNIPICILNACQSAKQISQESEDYRETSLGSRLMTAGMQAVVAMGYSVTVSAAKLMMKPIYQQLLNGKDLTEAMRKGRLELFNNKQRRAYYNTRIDLEDWLLPVIYCRGKINLNLRPFTPEEEEKYWEHIGNQYVFPLPEYGFVGRDLEILKMEKALLKHNILLLKGMGGTGKTTLLNYLREWWQKTNWATHIFYFGYDRKAWTLEQIVHEIGQGIYNRFEQASFQAMNLKARVKKLEQKLRSEAYILILDNLESVTGQPLAIQNTLPENEREEIAEFLKNLVGGKTKVILGSRSEETWLQRRTFKENIYHLQGLDQESRTELAERILERQAKSRKNAIKKDDYFKRLMKLLAGYPLAMEVVLANLKRQSPEEIWQGLQLAELADVGDEDKTNNIIKCVEYSHSNLSEEAQKLLLCLAPFSGFIPRGVIPNYSQKLQQLEPLQGYQFDQFDAAIEEAIHWGLLSPMSEELPDFLTIQPIFPYFLKTKLKELAPETQAAIWEGFKNHYRDLAGSYNNLLNSKNPQNKQWGILLCRWEYENLFNALQICLEKQESIEIFFCLLNYFFVTNDVSSRLKLCESVCQACQAYPEQIKTGIIGGNIISALGNLAIAYKYTKNYEQAKQTNLKVIELTQNLQGVDEQQKASILGYIYHNLGIVAQELREWEQARSYYQQAIEICIEYGDRYSQASTLHQLGIVAQELREWEQARSYYQQAIEICIEYGDRFSQASTLHNLGAVAAELREWEQARSYYQQAIEICIEYGDRYSQASTLHQLGIVAQELREWEQARSYYQQAIEIKIEYGDRFSQAIPLHQLGIVAQELREWEQARSYYLQAIEIKIEYGDRHSQASTLHHLGNLAQELREWEQARSYYQQALEILIEYGDRYGQANPLNELGMVAQALRELSQAKSYYLQALQILAEFNDNYTIQTYSLPRLVALYQQTQDEEIFVGIASVFGVGVEEVRGLV; this comes from the coding sequence ATGTTAGTCCTCACCATCCGCGAAGAAGGAATTAACGATGGTGGCTTTACTGCTACTCTCAATTTTGATAGCGGTAACAGCTACCCAATTACGGTTACTGACCCCTTTACTAACCAAGAAGAAAAAGACCTAGAATGGTACTTTGAGGAATGGTTAGTATTTCCGACGCTAGACACGGATAAGGCGCAAAAAGCCGCCAACAGCGTCCAAAACTATGGCGAAAACCTATTTAAACAGGTTTTCCAGAGTAATTTAAATGCTTATGGGGAATATCGAGACTTGCGAAAACAGTTAAGTCAACTGCAAATTATCATCGAAAGTCAGTCGCCAGAATTTCAAGCTTTACATTGGGAAGCGCTGAAAGATCCTGATTTACCGCGTCCCTTTTCTATAGATTGTATCATCTCCCGCCAGCGTCGAGGGGCTACAGTTGTCCCAGTGCAAATGGCCACTTATCCTACTATCAATCTTCTGGTGGTGATTGCGCGTCCTAATGAGGAATCTGATGTTAACTATCGCACGATTTCCCGTCCTTTGGTAGAACTGGTAAATAGTAGTGAAATACCGGTAAAAATTGATATTTTGCGTCCCGGAACTTATGAATCACTAACCAGACATCTGGATGAGAAGGGAGAAGGATACTATCATGTTATTCATTTCGATGTTCATGGCGGATTAATGGAATATGAACAGTACCAAAGACAGGTTCACGGGGATTCTTGGCGCTATCAAAGGGGATGGGGACTGGAGGATTTAGCAGAATATGAGGGAGTAAAAGCTTTTCTGTTTCTGGAAGGAGAAGAAAAAGGTCAAGCGACTCCGGTAGAAGCGACGGAATTAGCGAATTTACTCACTGGGAAAAATATCCCTATTTGTATTCTCAATGCTTGTCAGTCAGCAAAGCAAATTTCCCAGGAATCAGAAGACTATCGGGAAACCAGTTTAGGAAGTCGTTTGATGACTGCGGGAATGCAAGCAGTGGTGGCGATGGGATATTCGGTGACGGTTTCTGCAGCTAAGTTGATGATGAAACCAATTTATCAGCAATTATTGAACGGAAAAGACCTAACGGAAGCGATGCGAAAAGGACGGTTAGAGTTATTCAATAATAAGCAACGCCGCGCCTATTATAACACGAGAATAGATTTAGAAGATTGGTTATTACCGGTGATTTATTGTCGCGGTAAAATTAATCTCAATTTGCGTCCATTTACTCCAGAAGAGGAGGAAAAATACTGGGAACATATCGGCAATCAATATGTCTTTCCTTTACCAGAATACGGCTTTGTGGGAAGGGATTTAGAAATTCTCAAGATGGAAAAGGCGCTGCTGAAACATAATATCCTTTTACTCAAAGGAATGGGAGGGACAGGAAAAACTACTTTACTCAATTATCTACGAGAATGGTGGCAGAAAACCAACTGGGCGACCCATATTTTCTATTTTGGTTATGATAGAAAAGCTTGGACGTTAGAACAGATTGTCCATGAAATCGGTCAGGGAATTTATAATCGTTTTGAACAGGCGAGTTTCCAAGCGATGAACCTGAAAGCGCGGGTAAAGAAACTAGAACAAAAACTCCGCAGTGAGGCGTATATTCTCATTTTAGATAATCTGGAGTCGGTGACGGGACAACCGTTAGCAATTCAGAATACTTTACCGGAGAATGAGAGGGAAGAAATCGCCGAATTTCTCAAGAATTTGGTCGGGGGAAAAACGAAGGTGATTTTGGGTTCTCGCAGTGAGGAAACTTGGCTGCAACGCAGGACTTTTAAGGAGAATATCTATCACTTACAAGGATTAGACCAAGAGTCGAGAACTGAATTAGCGGAGAGAATTTTAGAACGTCAGGCGAAGAGTCGGAAAAATGCGATTAAAAAGGATGATTATTTTAAGCGCTTGATGAAATTGTTGGCGGGATATCCGTTGGCGATGGAAGTGGTATTAGCGAATCTGAAGCGACAGTCACCGGAGGAGATTTGGCAAGGGTTACAGTTGGCGGAATTAGCTGATGTGGGGGATGAGGATAAGACTAATAATATCATCAAATGTGTGGAATATTCCCACAGTAATTTGTCGGAGGAGGCGCAGAAGTTGTTACTCTGTTTAGCGCCTTTTAGTGGGTTTATTCCCAGGGGTGTTATTCCTAATTATAGCCAAAAACTACAGCAATTAGAACCTTTACAAGGCTATCAGTTTGACCAATTTGATGCAGCGATTGAAGAAGCGATTCATTGGGGTTTGCTTTCGCCGATGAGTGAAGAATTGCCAGATTTTCTGACGATTCAACCCATTTTTCCCTACTTCCTGAAGACGAAGTTAAAGGAATTAGCACCAGAGACACAAGCAGCAATTTGGGAGGGTTTTAAGAATCATTACCGAGACTTGGCAGGTTCTTATAATAACTTACTAAATTCCAAAAATCCGCAAAATAAGCAGTGGGGGATATTGTTATGTCGCTGGGAGTATGAAAATCTGTTCAATGCGTTGCAGATTTGTTTGGAGAAGCAGGAAAGTATTGAGATCTTCTTTTGCTTACTTAATTATTTTTTTGTTACCAATGATGTTAGTAGCAGACTGAAACTATGCGAGAGTGTTTGTCAAGCTTGTCAAGCTTATCCTGAACAGATTAAAACTGGGATAATCGGTGGCAATATTATCAGTGCTTTGGGCAATCTCGCCATCGCCTATAAATATACAAAAAACTATGAACAGGCGAAACAGACTAATCTAAAAGTTATTGAATTAACTCAAAATCTCCAAGGGGTGGACGAGCAACAAAAAGCCTCAATATTGGGATATATCTATCACAATTTGGGAATAGTAGCGCAAGAATTGAGGGAATGGGAGCAAGCCCGAAGCTACTACCAGCAAGCTATTGAGATCTGCATTGAATATGGGGATCGCTACTCCCAAGCCAGCACCCTGCACCAGTTGGGAATCGTAGCGCAAGAATTGAGGGAATGGGAGCAAGCCCGAAGCTACTACCAGCAAGCTATTGAGATCTGCATTGAATATGGGGATCGCTTCTCCCAAGCCAGCACCCTGCACAATTTGGGAGCCGTAGCGGCAGAATTGAGGGAATGGGAGCAAGCCCGAAGCTACTACCAGCAAGCTATTGAGATCTGCATTGAATATGGGGATCGCTACTCCCAAGCCAGCACCCTGCACCAGTTGGGAATCGTAGCGCAAGAATTGAGGGAATGGGAGCAAGCCCGAAGCTACTACCAGCAAGCTATTGAAATCAAGATTGAATATGGGGATCGCTTTTCCCAAGCCATACCCCTGCACCAGTTGGGAATCGTAGCGCAAGAATTGAGGGAATGGGAGCAAGCCCGAAGCTACTACCTGCAAGCTATTGAGATCAAGATTGAATATGGGGATCGCCACTCCCAAGCCAGCACCCTGCACCACTTGGGAAACCTAGCGCAAGAATTGAGGGAATGGGAGCAAGCCCGAAGCTACTACCAGCAAGCTCTTGAGATCCTCATTGAATATGGGGATCGCTACGGGCAAGCCAACCCCCTGAACGAGTTGGGAATGGTAGCGCAAGCATTGAGGGAATTGAGCCAAGCCAAAAGTTATTACCTGCAAGCCTTACAAATTTTGGCAGAATTTAACGATAATTACACCATACAAACCTATTCTTTGCCTCGTCTTGTTGCTCTTTATCAGCAAACGCAAGATGAGGAGATTTTTGTCGGTATTGCTTCTGTTTTCGGGGTTGGGGTTGAGGAGGTGCGGGGTTTGGTCTAA
- a CDS encoding S-(hydroxymethyl)glutathione dehydrogenase/class III alcohol dehydrogenase has protein sequence MDVRAAVALEAGKPLTIETVKLAAPQAGEVLVEIKATGVCHTDAYTLSGADPEGLFPSILGHEGAGIVVEVGEGVTSLKVGDHVIPLYIPECRQCEYCLSFKTNLCQAIRLTQGRGVMPDGTSRFSLDGQPLYHYMGTSTFSNYTVLPEISLAKIRPDAPFEKVCYIGCGVTTGIGAVINTAKVEPGAKVVVFGLGGIGLNVIQGARLVGADMIVGVDINPQKQALATKFGMTHFVNPQEIEGDLVAYLVDLTKGGADYSFECIGNVQIMRQALECCHKGWGVATIIGVAGAGQEISTRPFQLVTGRVWKGTAFGGARGRTDVPKIVDWYMEGKINIDDLITHVLPLARINEAFDLMRQGDSIRSVITF, from the coding sequence ATGGATGTTCGAGCGGCAGTTGCCCTAGAAGCGGGAAAACCCCTAACTATTGAAACGGTAAAATTAGCCGCACCGCAAGCGGGGGAAGTGTTAGTAGAAATCAAAGCCACGGGAGTTTGTCACACCGATGCCTATACTCTCTCTGGGGCCGATCCTGAAGGCTTATTTCCCTCAATTTTAGGCCATGAAGGGGCAGGAATCGTGGTAGAAGTGGGAGAAGGTGTCACTAGCCTAAAAGTGGGGGATCATGTTATTCCCCTATACATTCCCGAATGTCGTCAGTGCGAATACTGTCTCAGCTTTAAAACCAATCTCTGTCAAGCGATTCGTCTTACCCAAGGTCGGGGAGTAATGCCGGATGGAACCAGTCGTTTTTCCCTCGATGGTCAGCCTCTTTATCACTACATGGGAACCTCGACTTTTTCTAACTATACCGTGCTGCCGGAGATTTCCCTAGCCAAGATTCGCCCCGATGCTCCCTTTGAAAAAGTCTGTTATATCGGCTGCGGAGTCACTACAGGTATCGGTGCGGTGATTAATACCGCTAAAGTGGAACCGGGGGCAAAAGTGGTGGTTTTTGGTCTGGGAGGTATCGGTTTAAATGTTATTCAAGGGGCCCGTTTGGTGGGGGCCGATATGATTGTCGGGGTCGATATCAATCCCCAGAAACAAGCTTTAGCGACCAAATTCGGGATGACTCATTTTGTTAATCCCCAAGAAATCGAGGGGGATTTAGTGGCCTATCTGGTGGATTTAACTAAGGGTGGGGCCGATTATAGTTTTGAGTGTATCGGCAATGTCCAGATTATGCGTCAAGCTTTGGAATGTTGCCATAAGGGTTGGGGTGTTGCCACTATTATCGGTGTAGCTGGGGCCGGCCAAGAAATTAGTACCCGTCCTTTTCAATTAGTCACCGGACGGGTCTGGAAAGGTACGGCTTTTGGTGGAGCGAGAGGTCGTACAGATGTACCAAAAATAGTCGATTGGTACATGGAGGGCAAGATTAACATTGATGATTTAATCACCCACGTTCTACCTCTGGCAAGGATTAACGAGGCCTTTGACCTGATGCGCCAAGGGGATTCTATCCGCAGTGTGATTACCTTTTGA